One window from the genome of Kaistella carnis encodes:
- a CDS encoding heme-binding protein: MLSLMFSAQYVEKSSSLNQEGALRLAKEANAEAQKIDKKVSIAVLNNSGVVLLLLKGDNVGPHNTEASRRKAYTSFSTKNASWDLMNNAAKSTDARNLNTLPELLLLGGGMPIFKDGDLIGSIGISGGGSGENDHNIAKKTVENLGFKISK; encoded by the coding sequence ATGTTAAGTTTGATGTTTTCTGCTCAATATGTTGAAAAATCAAGTTCCCTAAATCAGGAAGGAGCATTAAGGTTAGCGAAAGAAGCCAATGCTGAAGCCCAAAAAATAGACAAGAAAGTTTCAATCGCAGTTTTGAATAATTCCGGAGTTGTTTTATTGTTATTAAAAGGAGATAATGTTGGACCTCATAATACAGAAGCGTCTCGCAGAAAAGCCTACACTTCATTTTCTACCAAAAACGCCTCTTGGGATTTAATGAATAATGCGGCTAAAAGTACGGATGCCCGCAACCTTAATACTTTACCGGAACTTTTACTGCTTGGTGGCGGAATGCCTATTTTTAAAGATGGCGATCTGATTGGAAGTATAGGAATTTCTGGAGGTGGAAGTGGGGAGAATGATCACAATATTGCAAAGAAAACCGTTGAGAATTTAGGATTTAAAATTTCGAAATAA